GCGCGCCACGCCTCGGGCACGGTCTCGTTGACGCCGATGAGCGCGAAGGCGGATCCCACGAAGGGCCCCACCTGGTCGGACAGCTGCGCGCGCCCGCTGAAGACGAGCTCGAGGAGGCTGCGCTCGTCGACCGCGCCCGCGACCTCGCCCATCACCACGGGCGGCTCGGCGGAGAGGACGGGGAGCTGCGACACGTCGTACTCGGTCATGATGCGGATCGCGTCGCGGATGGTGTCGCTCGGGTGCGCGTGCACGAGGTCGGGGAGGCTGCCGGTCTTGGCGCTCATCACGTCGGCGACCGTGCGCTGGCCGTTGACCCGCGCGAAGCCGTAGGACTGCATCCACTTCTCGTTGAAGATCTTGCCGAGGTAGCCGCGACCGCCGTCGGGCAGGAGGACCACCATCACGTCGTCGGGGCCGAGGTGCCTCGCGGCCTTGAGGGCGGAGACCACGGCCATGCCGCTGGATCCGCCGACGAGCAGGCCCTCCTCGCGGGCGAGCCGCAGGGTCATGTCGAACGACTCCTGGTCGCTCGAGGCGATGACCTCGTCGACCACGTCGGGGTCGTAGGCGGCCGGCCAGAAGTCCTCGCCGACGCCCTCGACGAGGTAGGGGCGCCCGGTGCCGCCGGAGTAGACGGAGCCCTCGGGGTCCGCGCCGATGATGCGCACGCGGCCCTCCGACACCTCCTTGAGGTACCGTCCGACGCCGCTGATGGTGCCGCCCGTGCCGACGCCCGCGACGAAGTGCGTGATCTCGCCCTCGGTGTCGCGCCAGATCTCGGGGCCCGTGGTCTCGTAGTGGCTGAGCGGCCCGTTGGGGTTGGAGTACTGGTCGGGCTTGAAGGCGCCGGGGATCTCGCGTGCCAGCCGGTCGCTCACCGAGTAGTAGGAGTCGGGGTGGTCGGGCGCGACGGAGGTCGGCGTGACCACGATCTCGGCGCCGTACGCCGTGAGGACGTTGCGCTTGTCCTCGCCGACCTTGTCGGGCAGCACGAACACGCAGCGGTAGCCGCGCTGCTGGGCGACGAGGGCGAGGCCGACGCCCGTGTTGCCGGAGGTGGGCTCGACGATGGTCCCGCCCGGCTGCAGCTTCCCGTCGCGCTCGGCGGCGTCGATGATCCGCGTCGCGATGCGGTCCTTGGCGCTGCCGCCCGGGTTCAGGTACTCGACCTTCACCAGCACGGTCGCCGAGATGCCCTCGACCACCCGGTTCAGCTTGACGAGCGGGGTGTTCCCGATGAGGTCGAGGATCGTGTCGGCGTACTTCACGTGAGGTGGCGCTCCCGGTATGAGGTGTGCGGTCCGGTGGGCCCCGCTCCGTCAGTCTAAGCGCGCCTCCGGCCCGCGTTACGGGGGCGGCGGGGCGGCCGCGGGCAGGGTCCGCCCAGCCCGACCGGGTACCCTGGGCGCACATTCCCCCAGCAGAGAAGGACCCTCCGTGGCGCGACGCGACGACACCACGCCCTCCGGCGACACGAGCGGACGGCCCGTCCCGCCGACCGCCAAGCAGGCCCAGAAGGACCTCACGGTCAAGCAGCAGCGCGAGGCCCGCCGCGCCGAGAAGGTGGCGGCGCTCAAGAAGCAGCAGGACCGCGCGCGCCGGAACCGCCTCATCGGGATCATCACGGCGGCCGTGGCCGCCGTCGCGGTCGTGGCCATCGTCATCGGGGTGGTCGTCTCGAGCGGCACGCCGAAGCAAGACCCGGACGACATCACGATCCAGGGTCTGCAGACGTGGGACTCGCTCCCCAGCACGCACGTGGAGGGGACGGTCGACTACGCCGCCAAGTACCAGGGCATGAGCCCGCCCGCGGGCGGCGAGCACAACGCCATGTGGCTGAACTGCGGCGTCTACGACCAGCCGCAGCCGAGCGAGAACGCGGTGCACGACCTGGAGCACGGCGCCGTGTGGATCACGTACGACGCCGACCAGGTCACGGGCGGCGACCTGTCGGACCTGCAGAAGTACGCGGAGTCGTTCGGCGGCTACGTCACCATGTCGCCCTACGAGGGCCTCGACACCCCCATCGCGCTCTCCGCGTGGGGCGCGCAGGTGAAGGTCGACTCGGTCGAGGACCAGCGCATCAAGGACTTCATGGCCAAGTACTGGAAGAGCCCGAACGCCCCCGAGGCCGGCGCCGCGTGCACCGGCGCGCTCGAGGGCGAGGGCCGGGTCGGCTGACCGTGACCGACCGCGGCTCCGGATCGACCGGCGCGGGCTCCTCCGGCCGGCCCGACGACGGCGTCGCGGTCGACCACGTCCCCGACGACGACATCCGCGAGGAGGAGCTCGAGGGCCTGGTCGCGCACGGCGAGGAGTCGCGCGCCCGCGGACGCCGGATCCGCATCGGCCTGGCCGCGGGCGTCGTCGCGATCGCGCTCGTGGTCGCCGGGCTCCTCGTGGGCCGCGTCACCGCGCCCGTCTCCGCCCTGACGCCCAGCACCAACAGCGCCGAGGCCGGCTTCTCCCGCGACATGCAGGTGCATCACGAGCAGGCCGTGCAGATGTCGCTCCTCATCATCGACCGCACAGACGATCCCGAGGTGAAGCTGATCGCGCAGGACATCGCGCAGGCCCAGTCGCAGCAGGCCGGCCAGATGTACGCGTTCCTCACCTCGTGGGGCCTCGACCAGGCGCCGTCGCAGGCGCGCATGACCTGGATGACGCTGCCCGCGCTCGACGGGGCGACGGATCACGCCTCCATGGACATGACCCCGGGCGCCCGGATGCCGGGCCTCGCATCACCGGCCGACCTCGAGGAGCTCAGCGGGCTCACGGGCGTCGACGCGGAGCGGAAGTACCTCACCCTGATGATCGCCCACCACCGCGGCGGCGTGGAGATGGCCCAGGCGCTCCTCGAGCGCTCGCGGAACCCCCTCGTCACCGACCTCGCCACCGGGATGGTCGCGGTGCAGGACAAGGAGATCCTCTACATGCAGCAGCTCCTCGACGCCCGGTCCTGACCCGGTCGCACCGACGACCCGCGGGGCCCGCCACGGCGCACGCGCTGGTCGCCGTCGGGCGTCCTGTGCACCAGCCGCGCGGGAGGCGTCCGGGCCGGGCCAGGATCCGTGTCGTGCCCGGTGCACGACGATCCCGTCACGACCTGAGAAGAGCCCATGTCCCGTCATGTCCCCCTCCCCCGCTCGCTGAGACTCGGCAGCCTCGCCCTCCTCGCCACCGGCGGACTCCTCCTCGGCTTCGGAGCGGTGCCCGCGTCCGCGTCCACGGACAGCGACGTCACCATCCAGACCCTCAAGCACTACGGGATCCCCTGGGCGCAGTCCGTCCTCCTCACCACCCCCGGCAACGCGAACCCGTGGTGCGTGTCCCTCAGCCGGGAGGGCGCGGGGAGCGGCATCGATCGCCAGCAGCACGTGTGGATGGAGGCCACGGTGAGGATGTCGCGGGGGATCCGCACCATCATGAGCTTCGACAGCCCCGACTGCCAGACGGGGACCGGTCTCGCGGGGACGCATGGGACGATCGACACCGTCCACTACGACAGGTGGACGGTCTACCCGAATCGTCCGCCCAAGCCGAACGACTGAGCCCGGGTCCGCCCCGTCATCAGGCCGCCTCGGTGCGCTGGTCGCTGTAGAGGCGCGCGTACTCGCCGCGGCGGGCGAGCAGCTCCGTATGGGTGCCCTGCTCGACGATGCGACCGGCGACGACCACGAAGATCACGTCGGCGTCGACCACCGTCGAGAGCCGGTGCGCGATCGCGATGGTCGTGCGCCCGCGGGACGCCGTGTCGAGCGCCTGCTGCACCACGCGCTCGGAGATGGCGTCGAGCGCGCTCGTGGCCTCGTCGAGGATCAGCACGGCCGGGTCCTTGAGGAGCACGCGCGCGATGGCGATGCGCTGCTTCTCGCCGCCGGAGAGCCGGTAGCCGCGCTCCCCCACGAGCGTGTCGTACCCGTCGGGGAACGACTCGATCGTCTGGTGGATGTTCGCGGCCCGCGCCGCCTGCTCGATCTGCTCCTGCGTGGCGTCCGGCCGCGCGTAGCGGAGGTTGTCGCCGATGGTCGCGTGGAAGAGGTAGGTCTCCTGGCTGACGATGCCGATGTTCTCCAGCAGCGACTCCTGCTCGAGGTCGCGCACGTCCTCACCGGCGAACAGCACGCGGCCGCCGGTCACGTCGTGGAAGCGCGGGATCAGGTAGGACACGGTCGTCTTCCCCGCGCCGGAGGGGCCCACGAAGGCCGCGAACTGGCCGGGCTGGATGTCGAAGGACATGCCGTCGAGCGTGGGCCGCTCGCCGGGCCGGGTGTCGGGGTAGGAGAAGCGCACGTCGTCGAACGCGACCCGGCCGAGCGCGGGACCCGCGGCGACGGGACGCGCGTCGTGCCGGTCGCGGATGGCCGGCTCCAGGTCGAGGTACTCGAAGATGCGGGCGAACAGGGCACCCGAGGTCTGCAGGTCGAGGGCCACGCGCATCAGCCCGATGAGCGGCCACATGAGGCGCGCCTGCACGGTCGTGAACGCGACGATGGTGCCCGCCGTGACCTCGACGCCGCCCGTGATGAGGAAGCCCGCGACCACGTAGACGATCGCCGGGATGATCGAGAGGAAGATCTGCACGAGCGCGAAGAACCACTGCCCGCTCATCTGCTGGCTCACCTGCAGCCGGATCTGCGTGCGGTTCTCGTCCTCGTAGCGCGCGGTCTCCGCGCCCTGCCGGTTGAAGCTCTTGGACAGCAGGATGCCCGAGACGGACAGCGTCTCCTGCGTGATGGCCGTCATGTCGGACAGCGACTCCTGCGTCTTCGACGCGATCCGCGCCCGCACCTGCCCCACGCGCCGCTGCGCGATGACGAGGACGGGCATGAGCACCACGGCCACGAGCGTCAGCTGCCAGTTGAGCACGAGCATCGCGACGAGGGCCGCGATCACGGTGACGGTGTTGCCGAGCACGCTCGAGACGGTGTTGGTGAGGACCGCCGCCACGCCGCCCACGTCGTTCTGCAACCGGGACTGGATGACGCCGGTCTTGGTGCGCGTGAAGAACCCGAGCTCCATGCTCTGCAGGTGCCGGAAGAGGTCGACCCGCATGGATCCCATGACCCGGTTGCCGACGGTCGCCGTGAGGTAGGTCTGCCAGACGCCGAGGCCGGCGCCCGCGACCCAGATGGCGATCATGACGGCGACGAGCTCGACGAGCACCGGGATGTCGGGGCCGCCCGTGGGCGGGAAGAGCCCGCGGTCGAAGGCCTGCTGCGTGAGCAGCGGCGGCACCACGGTGAGGCCCGCGCCGACGAGCACGAGCACGATGGTGAGGATCAGCGCCCGGCGGTGCGGCTGGAACAGCTCCGTGATCCGGCCCAGCAGGTTCTCGACGCGCGGCGCCTCCGCGTTGGCCTTGCGCTGGCTCTCGGCGTCGGCCGCGCTCACGCGTCCGCCGCGCCCGCCACCGCGCATCCCGCCGCCCGCGGCGATGTCGCCCATCCTCGTCATTCCGGCGATCCTACGCGCGTGGGGGATCCCTCCCGACCACGGCGGCGGCGTGCACGACGACGGCCCGGCCGCCCGCGCTGGCGGGAGACCGGGCCGGGGTCGTGAGGAGGCGGATCAGCCCTTCGTGGACCCCGCGAGGAGGCCGCGCACGAAGTAGCGCTGGAGGCTGAAGAACACGATGAGCGGCACGATGAGCGAGACGAAGGCCGCCGCCGTGAGCCGCTGCCAGTCCTGCCCGCGCGTCCCCGTGAGCTCCGCGAGGCGCTGCGTGAGCGGCGCGACGTCGGCCGTGCCGCCGGAGAAGATCAGCGCCACCAGCAGGTCGTTCCAGACCCACAGGAACTGGAAGATCGCGAACGACGCGATGGCCGGGAGCGCCAGCGGCAGCACGATGCGGAAGAAGACCTGGCCGTGGCTCGCGCCGTCGACCCGGGCCGCCTCGATGACCTCGCCCGGGATCTCCGAGATGAAGTTGTGCAGCAGGAAAATCGCGAGCGGCAGGGCGAAGATCGTGTGCGCCACCCACACCGGCAGATAGCCCTGCTCGGGGATGAGCGGGATGACGCCGTGGATCGCCTCCTGCAGCGGGCGCAGCGTGCGCGTGAACATCTGCAGCAGCGGGATGAGCGCCATCTGCAGCGGCACGATCTGCAGCGCGAAGATCAGCACGAACAGGAAGTTCGAGCCCTTGAACTTGATCCACGCGAACGCGTACGCGGCCATGGAGGCGATGACGAGCGGGAACAGGGTCGCGGGGATCGCGATGGCCAGCGAGTTGACGAAGTACGAGCCGAGCTGCGGCGACGACTGCGACGTCGACAGCAGCACCTCCTGGTAGTTGTCCAGGGTGAAGCCCGGATTCTGGAAGATCGTCCACCAGCCCGTGGTCTGGATGAGGCCGGCGGGGCGGAACGACGAGACGAACAGGCCGAAGGTCGGCAGCGTCCACAGCACCGCGATGATCAGCGCGGCGACCGTGGCGCGGCGCGAGGTGAGGCGGTTCTTGACGCGCCGGCTCTTCGCGCCGACCGATGCGGCCTGCTCGATGGCGCCGCGGCGGGTCCCGCGGTCGGCGACCGGCAGGTCGGGGGGTGCGACGCTCATCGGATCTCCTTCTGCTTGCTCATGACGCGGACGTTGTAGATGACGATCGGCAGCACCATGAGGAACAGCACGATCGCGAGCGCCGAGCCGCGGCCCTGCTCGCCGGCGCGGAACGCCTGCGTGTACATCTCGTTGGCGATGACGCTCGTCTCGAAGTTGCCGGCGGTCATGGTGCGGACGATGTCGAACACCTTGAGCGTCGCGATGGAGATGGTGGTGACCACCACGACGAGCGACCCGCGGATGCCGGGGAGCGTGACGTTGAGGAACCGCTCCCAGGCGTTCGTGCCGTCGAGCTGCGCCGCCTCGAGCTGCTCGGTGGGCACGCCCTTGATGCTCGCGGAGAGCACGACCATGGCGAAGCCGGTCTGGATCCAGATCATCACGATGATGAGCAGCGCCGTGTTGATGGGCGAGGTCTGCAGCCACTGCACGGGCTGCTGGCCCATCCAGACGAGGATCTGGTTGAGGAGGCCGATCTGCTCGTTGTCGCCCGACTTGTAGTCGTAGACGAAGCGCCAGATGATGCCGGCGCCGACGAACGAGATGGCCATCGGCATGAAGACGAGCGCCTTGAAGTACTTCTCGCCGCGCGACTTGTCGATGAAGACCGCGTACGCGAGGCCGATGGCCGTCGACAGCAGCGGGACGAAGATGACCCAGATGACCGTGTTGAGCAGCGTCCGGAGCGCGGACGGCTGGGTGAACATCCAGACGAAGTTGTCGAGGCCCGCCCATTCGCCGGTGTTGTCGCGGAACGCGAGCAGGGTCGTGCGGAACGCGGGGTAGATGAGGCCGACGGCGAGCAGGATCAGCGCGGGGAGCACGAAGGCCGCGAGCTGCACCCAGTCCTTGCCGCGCTTCGGCGCCTTGTCGATGAGGAAGAGGATCAGCCCGATCACCACGGCGAAGACGGCCAGCGCGGCCACCACCTGGAGGATCTTGCCGATCAGATCAGCGGTCGTCATGGACGTCTCGCCCTTCGGGTCGGGGGGATGTGGGAGCGGGGCCGCCGCGTGCGCGGCGGCCCCGCATGGCCCGGCACGGATGCCGGTGCCGGTGCCGACCCGGTCAGGGTCGGCGGTGGATCAGGACGTGGGCCAGCTCGACTCGATGGCGTCGACCGTCTTCTGGGTCGAGTCGCCGCTCAGCCAGCCGACGATCCCCTTCCAGAAGGAGTCGGTGCCGACCGCGCCGGGCATGAGGTCCGAGCCGTCGAAGCGGAACGTCGCGTCCGGGTCCTGAAGGATCTCGATGCTCTGCTTCAGGATGTCGCTCGACGCGTTCGCGGGGTCGAGCCCCTTGTTCGCGCTGATGACGCCGCCGAGGCTGACGCGGTTGT
The nucleotide sequence above comes from Clavibacter sp. B3I6. Encoded proteins:
- a CDS encoding carbohydrate ABC transporter permease, giving the protein MTTADLIGKILQVVAALAVFAVVIGLILFLIDKAPKRGKDWVQLAAFVLPALILLAVGLIYPAFRTTLLAFRDNTGEWAGLDNFVWMFTQPSALRTLLNTVIWVIFVPLLSTAIGLAYAVFIDKSRGEKYFKALVFMPMAISFVGAGIIWRFVYDYKSGDNEQIGLLNQILVWMGQQPVQWLQTSPINTALLIIVMIWIQTGFAMVVLSASIKGVPTEQLEAAQLDGTNAWERFLNVTLPGIRGSLVVVVTTISIATLKVFDIVRTMTAGNFETSVIANEMYTQAFRAGEQGRGSALAIVLFLMVLPIVIYNVRVMSKQKEIR
- a CDS encoding cystathionine beta-synthase — its product is MKYADTILDLIGNTPLVKLNRVVEGISATVLVKVEYLNPGGSAKDRIATRIIDAAERDGKLQPGGTIVEPTSGNTGVGLALVAQQRGYRCVFVLPDKVGEDKRNVLTAYGAEIVVTPTSVAPDHPDSYYSVSDRLAREIPGAFKPDQYSNPNGPLSHYETTGPEIWRDTEGEITHFVAGVGTGGTISGVGRYLKEVSEGRVRIIGADPEGSVYSGGTGRPYLVEGVGEDFWPAAYDPDVVDEVIASSDQESFDMTLRLAREEGLLVGGSSGMAVVSALKAARHLGPDDVMVVLLPDGGRGYLGKIFNEKWMQSYGFARVNGQRTVADVMSAKTGSLPDLVHAHPSDTIRDAIRIMTEYDVSQLPVLSAEPPVVMGEVAGAVDERSLLELVFSGRAQLSDQVGPFVGSAFALIGVNETVPEAWRALGSADALMVSDGGKPVGVLTRHDLLTYLTD
- a CDS encoding DUF305 domain-containing protein, translated to MTDRGSGSTGAGSSGRPDDGVAVDHVPDDDIREEELEGLVAHGEESRARGRRIRIGLAAGVVAIALVVAGLLVGRVTAPVSALTPSTNSAEAGFSRDMQVHHEQAVQMSLLIIDRTDDPEVKLIAQDIAQAQSQQAGQMYAFLTSWGLDQAPSQARMTWMTLPALDGATDHASMDMTPGARMPGLASPADLEELSGLTGVDAERKYLTLMIAHHRGGVEMAQALLERSRNPLVTDLATGMVAVQDKEILYMQQLLDARS
- a CDS encoding carbohydrate ABC transporter permease; this encodes MSVAPPDLPVADRGTRRGAIEQAASVGAKSRRVKNRLTSRRATVAALIIAVLWTLPTFGLFVSSFRPAGLIQTTGWWTIFQNPGFTLDNYQEVLLSTSQSSPQLGSYFVNSLAIAIPATLFPLVIASMAAYAFAWIKFKGSNFLFVLIFALQIVPLQMALIPLLQMFTRTLRPLQEAIHGVIPLIPEQGYLPVWVAHTIFALPLAIFLLHNFISEIPGEVIEAARVDGASHGQVFFRIVLPLALPAIASFAIFQFLWVWNDLLVALIFSGGTADVAPLTQRLAELTGTRGQDWQRLTAAAFVSLIVPLIVFFSLQRYFVRGLLAGSTKG
- a CDS encoding ABC transporter ATP-binding protein — encoded protein: MGDIAAGGGMRGGGRGGRVSAADAESQRKANAEAPRVENLLGRITELFQPHRRALILTIVLVLVGAGLTVVPPLLTQQAFDRGLFPPTGGPDIPVLVELVAVMIAIWVAGAGLGVWQTYLTATVGNRVMGSMRVDLFRHLQSMELGFFTRTKTGVIQSRLQNDVGGVAAVLTNTVSSVLGNTVTVIAALVAMLVLNWQLTLVAVVLMPVLVIAQRRVGQVRARIASKTQESLSDMTAITQETLSVSGILLSKSFNRQGAETARYEDENRTQIRLQVSQQMSGQWFFALVQIFLSIIPAIVYVVAGFLITGGVEVTAGTIVAFTTVQARLMWPLIGLMRVALDLQTSGALFARIFEYLDLEPAIRDRHDARPVAAGPALGRVAFDDVRFSYPDTRPGERPTLDGMSFDIQPGQFAAFVGPSGAGKTTVSYLIPRFHDVTGGRVLFAGEDVRDLEQESLLENIGIVSQETYLFHATIGDNLRYARPDATQEQIEQAARAANIHQTIESFPDGYDTLVGERGYRLSGGEKQRIAIARVLLKDPAVLILDEATSALDAISERVVQQALDTASRGRTTIAIAHRLSTVVDADVIFVVVAGRIVEQGTHTELLARRGEYARLYSDQRTEAA
- a CDS encoding DUF3105 domain-containing protein; protein product: MARRDDTTPSGDTSGRPVPPTAKQAQKDLTVKQQREARRAEKVAALKKQQDRARRNRLIGIITAAVAAVAVVAIVIGVVVSSGTPKQDPDDITIQGLQTWDSLPSTHVEGTVDYAAKYQGMSPPAGGEHNAMWLNCGVYDQPQPSENAVHDLEHGAVWITYDADQVTGGDLSDLQKYAESFGGYVTMSPYEGLDTPIALSAWGAQVKVDSVEDQRIKDFMAKYWKSPNAPEAGAACTGALEGEGRVG